A genomic region of Colletotrichum destructivum chromosome 1, complete sequence contains the following coding sequences:
- a CDS encoding Putative SGNH hydrolase-type esterase domain, SGNH hydrolase superfamily, with translation MTWTPPVHLQFLAAVAGLKLVIGLTKRPFHYAVTSGAASSPEPSQYAIVVFIAVGVSVSLVIGRWNLAASSTASLTSESIVPSAMRAAMPCKWPRGDCGLLKGVGFCWLPAETTHQVSSFCLSTAIQSSLTQKNALDDGIHNHPPLKQPDFLISSLGNISSLASATVFKMARPYPQIVLFGDSLFQGSAVTFDGFSFQAELQCRVMRRYDVVNRGFSGWNTANAVKYLPEMFPPPSDSGPQLKYLLVLLGANDAVQPMNTTTQHVPLKVYKENLVKIVTHPNIIAHKPKILLVTPPPIDEIRITQLDLAWGHSKPTRTSKISAEYTQAARDVAADVPGVTLIDLWQALMDHAVSKTPGFKAGGPLLGTPELGEQGGLAGLLPDGLHMSGEAYRVFYETVAPHIGQEWAGLPEDDRTGYVFPDWRDLNPPA, from the exons ATGACATGGACCCCACCAGTCCATCTCCAATTTCTCGCTGCCGTTGCGGGCTTGAAGCTTGTGATAGGTCTCACCAAGCGACCATTTCATT ACGCAGTCACCAGTGGGGCGGCTAGTAGTCCAGAGCCATCACAGTATGCTATCGTTGTTTTTATTGCTGTTGGTGTTAGTGTTAGTCTCGTAATCGGTAGGTGGAACCTGGCCGCCAGCTCG ACGGCCAGTCTGACCAGTGAGAGTATCGTGCCTTCGGCTATGCGGGCTGCCATGCCGTGCAAGTGGCCCCGCGGGGATTGCGGACTTCTGAAGGGGGTCGGTTTCTGCTGGTTGCCTGCAGAGACTACTCATCAAGTGAG TTCATTCTGTCTCAGCACAGCAATACAATCTTCTCTTACACAGAAGAACGCTCTTGACGACGGAATACATAATCACCCTCCCCTTAAGCAACCCGACTTTCTCATTTCATCTCTTGGCAACATATCGTCCTTGGCTTCCGCAACGGTTTTCAAGATGGCC AGGCCTTACCCTCAGATCGTGCTCTTCGGAGACTCGCTCTTCCAGGGCTCTGCCGTGACGTTTGACGGTTTCTCGTTCCAGGCCGAGCTCCAATGCC GTGTGATGCGCCGCTACGATGTGGTCAACCGCGGCTTCTCCGGTTGGAACACGGCGAACGCCGTCAAATACCTCCCAGAGATgtttcctcctccctcggACTCCGGACCGCAACTGAAGTATCTT TTGGTGCTTCTCGGCGCAAACGATGCTGTCCAGCCCATGAACACCACGACGCAGCATGTCCCATTGAAGGTGTACAAGGAGAACCTTGTCAAGATCGTCACGCACCCCAACATCATAGCCCACAAGCCGAAAATCCTACTCgtcacgccgccgcccattGACGAGATCCGCATCACCCAGCTCGATCTGGCCTGGGGCCACTCTAAGCCGACGCGGACCTCCAAGATCAGCGCCGAGTACACACAGGCGGCTCGAGACGTGGCGGCTGATGTGCCCGGTGTGACACTGATCGACCTGTGGCAGGCGCTGATGGACCATGCCGTGTCCAAGACGCCCGGTTTCAAGGCCGGAGGGCCCCTGCTCGGCACGccggagctcggcgagcagggcggGCTGGCGGGTCTTCTTCCGGACGGCCTCCACATGAGCGGCGAAGCGTACAGAGTTTTCTACGAGACGGTGGCGCCTCACATCGGACAGGAGTGGGCAGGCTTGCCCGAGGACGACCGTACGGGCTACGTCTTCCCGGACTGGCGCGATCTGAACCCTCCAGCATAG